In Paroedura picta isolate Pp20150507F chromosome 6, Ppicta_v3.0, whole genome shotgun sequence, one genomic interval encodes:
- the SMS gene encoding spermine synthase — translation MAAAAAAAARHGTLDIMLSATADYNAIFKGLQSIFQEQEMTETIHNWGDLGYLATYINKNGSFASLRIYPHGLVLVDIQSYNDMKRGEETEQLLNKVEERMKELFNKDIKRLKRLPAIVRGDAIDRYWPTADGRLVEYDIDEVVYDEDSAYQNIKILHSKQFGNILILSGDVNLAESDLAYTQAIMGSGKEDYTDKEVLILGGGDGGILYEIVKLKPKMVTMVEIDQMVIDGCRKYMRKTCGDVLDNLNGDCYQVLIEDCIPVLKRYAKEERMFDYVINDLTAVPISTSPEEDSTWEFLRMILDLSMKVLKPDGKYFTQGNCVNLTEALNLYEEQLDRLYCPVKFSKEVVCVPSYMELWVFYTVWKKRTDV, via the exons CTGATTATAATGCCATTTTTAAAGGTCTACAGTCCATCTTCCAAGAGCAGGAAATGACAGAGACTATTCATAACTGGGGAGATCTTGGTTATTTAGCAACATACATcaataaaaatgggag TTTTGCCAGTCTAAGAATATATCCTCATGGGCTGGTGTTGGTTGATATACAGAGTTACAATGACATGAAAAGAGGAGAAGAAACAGAGCAG CTTCTAAACAAGGttgaagaaagaatgaaagaattgTTTAACAAGGACATCAAGCGGTTGAAACG GTTGCCAGCCATTGTGAGAGGAGATGCCATTGATAGATACTGGCCCACAGCAGATGGTCGATTAGTGGAATACGACATAGATGAAGTTGTTTATGATGAAGACTCTGCATACCAGAATATAAAAATTTTACATTCAAAGCAATTTGGAAATATTCTTATTCTCAGTGGGGATGTTA ATCTTGCTGAGAGTGACCTGGCATATACACAAGCTATAATGGGCAGCGGCAAAGAAGATTACACCGACAAAGAAGTGCTTATTCTTGGAGGTGGTGATGGTGGAATATTGTATGAAATTGTCAAACTGAAACCAAAGATGGTCACCATGGTAGAGAT TGATCAAATGGTGATCGACGGGTGTCGGAAATATATGCGCAAAACATGTGGAGATGTCTTAGACAATCTGAATGGAGATTGCTATCAG GTTCTAATAGAAGACTGTATTCCAGTACTGAAGAGGTATGCCAAAGAAGAAAGGATGTTTGATTATGTAATTAATGATTTGACCGCTGTTCCAATCTCAACATCTCCTGAAGaag ATTCCACATGGGAGTTTCTGCGGATGATTCTGGACCTTTCAATGAAAGTCTTGAAACCTGATGGGAAATATTTCACACAG GGAAATTGTGTCAATCTGACTGAAGCCTTGAACCTCTATGAAGAACAGCTTGACAGGTTATATTGTCCTGTGAAGTTCTCAAAAGAAGTTGTGTGTGTTCCTTCGTATATGGAACT aTGGGTATTTTATACTGTTTGGAAGAAGAGGACCGATGTTTGA